The Patescibacteria group bacterium genome includes the window AGATACACTTTTTGGCAAAGCCGCGAAAGATATTCAGCCGCATCCAAAGCTCCTCCTGCCGCCCCTACCACTCCTGTAATTTTCCCTTTGTAGAGAGGTCCATCGCAATTGGCGCAATACGTGACACCCTTCCCTTTCAAACGGTCTTCTCCTGGCACATTCAGCTCCCGGGGGGTAAGCCCAAACGCGAGGATAATCGCCTGTGCCGTTTCAGTGCCGGATGAAATTTCCACCCGGAAATGACCGTCTTCCTGCTCAATCTTTTTCACTTCTTCAAATTTTAAAGTTCCCCCGAAATCCTCGTATTGCTTTTTGAAATTTTCCATGAGATCAAGCCCATGCGTCTGCCCGAGGACACCCGGATAATTTTCAATCCAATCAGTGAGCGCCGCCTGCCCGCCAAGGTCGCGCGAAATAATGCACGTCGAAAGTGCGCGGCGGCATGTATAGATGCCCGCAGACATGCCCGCGGCGCCCGCACCCACAATAATTATATCCCACATACTTTTCTTTTACTAAAATTAAGTTAAATGTATGCGTCTGGATGCGTTGTGAATGCGTTTAGATGCGATCTTTATCTTTTTATCGCACTCATACGCATCCACTACGCACATAAACGCAATTATATCCCTAACGCCTTCTTCAACGCATCCTTCTGTTGCACCCCCACCATTTGCTGCGCTACCTGCCCGCCTTTAAATACGATAAGCGTAGGGATAGACATCACATTATAGGCTTGTGCAATTTGGGGGCTCTCATCCACATTCAGTTTCCCTATTTTCAAAGGCTTCCCCTCTTGCTCGCGAGCAAGTGATTCTATAATGGGCCCTTGTATTCTGCACGGACCGCACCACGGCGCCCAAAAATCAACAAGCACGGGAACGTCCGCTTTTAGAACCTCTGTGTCGAAATTTTCGTCGGTAAAAGTGATTTCTGCCATATAATTTCCAAAAAAATAATAAAAGTATCACCCCTACTATATCGAATATGCATATTCCTGTCTATGCACTATGTATGAAGAGAGGCGGGTAAACTCACAACACTATTTCTCCAATGTTGCCCATATATATTGCAGCAGCTTCCGTTCGCTTTCTACAATGTTCTGATCAATAATGACCGTGGCGCTCACATTCGGAAGCGACACCAGCGCAACCCGATCGTCACCTACAAGAATATCAGAAGAAATCTGGAAATCCTTGGGAAGAATCTTAACCTCGCTTAAGTCCCGGCGGTGCGGCTGTGCCGCGATGCGCGCGGCTTGGCGCGAATACACGAACATATCGTATATTTTGCCTCCCCTATTTTTCAATAATTGAAACATATGACGATTTTCTTCGTAAGAAAATACCTTAAAATACTCTTCCATTGATACCATTGCCCAAACCTCTTTTGAACGGAACACAGCCTCATACACCTTGGTTAGCTGCTCTTTGCCTTCATAAAATTCAACCCCAGGCCTGTTTCCTGCCTGCGATGAGAGCAACTTCAGCTCTGGCACTACCCGTGTGGCCAGTTCTTTCTTCTCTTCAATAAGTTTCAATAATCTCTCCGGATCCTCAGCCCGCAAATACATCTTTCTCCCCTTTGGCACTTTCACCAACAGCCCTTTCTTCAAGAGCTCGTCCACCACCAAATACGTCGTCGGCCGCTTCATAACGGCCTTGTGTGCAATATCCGTTACCGACGCAATCCCCAACCCTAAACAAACCATATAGACCATCGCTTCACTTGCCGTAAATCCTAATTTTTCAAGTGTCTGCGTATGAATCATACACACTGAATGTCATCCCTGGCCGAGACCAGGGATCCAGAAAGCAAAAAAGGTATAATCTTCCTTAATGATCTTATTTAAATTTTCACATTTTGTCAATATTTCTGACAAAAAGTTAAAAAATAATCAATATATTATCATATTTACTGCATATGTTATTTAGAAACTATAATTTTCATCTAAAATTCTTGACATTTTTCTCATTTCATACCTATACTACTGCGTCAAAATCACATTCACAATCGAAATGAGGTGAATAAAAATGAATAAACCCACAACTCCTAAAAAACCAGCAGCAGCACCAACGCCACCACCAGCGCCGCAGCAAGATCCTAACCCGACGCCACTCCCATAGAGAAACCCTCCATGGAAAAGACCGCCAGTGGGGTGACGTAAATCCGGCCCGTCGCACCCTGATAACACGACGCGACTGGCTTAAACCTTTTGGAGGCAAAATGAATTTCTTAGAAGTTTTTCTAGTCGACGCGGTCGCCGCTCTCCTAATAGTCTTGATATTTGAACTAATAGGACAAGGCGACGAGGAAGGATGGCTTGGTAACTTACTAGACTGGGTGCTTGGCCAGATCAAGAAAGGGCGACCAATGCCGTCTCCTCAGAATGAAACACAGGATCCACAGTACAGGATCGCAATCCTGTACCAAATTATCGAAACTGCGAAACTCGGCTTGCTCAATCATCCATGTTGGCGAGCTGAAGCCTGGATACTTACGGTTCCTAATAGCAGGGTGGCTGCAGATCGTGCACGTGTACTACTTCTAGACGAGCACCAGTGGTGGGGACAGAAAATTGCCATAAGGGCTATAGTAGAGGATAAGGACGGATGGATTCTTGCCAATCTCGCCGAAAAGATTGGCTGGATAGGAAATTTATTCGTTCTCCAACATCAAGACAGGAAAGGCGCCTTCTAAGGGGAGAAGGCGCCTTTTACTTATAACATCAGGTTAATATATATCACCTATGACAGCTAGGCATTATACAAAGAAACTGCTTATTTAAGACAAAATAAAATCGACCGACAAACGCCGATCGAGAAAATATTCAATACCTTAGCTATTTAAATTGTTCTACGTAGAACAACTAAAATCTATTTCTTCATTACACTTGTTATTACAGTAATGAGGCTAGACAATATTTTATGATTATACTCAATACCGTCTTCTTTCTATCCTTTCATTTGCAACTCTCGTTGTCTCATTAACAAATCCTTTTGCAACTTCTGATGCATATTGTACTGTTCCATCTCTTATCATTTTCGTCTTAATCGAAGCAATTTCTGATTTACCTTGCAATTTTTGATTATTTATATCAATTTCGTAAATTCTTCTTAGATAAATTAGTCGATTGATTAACGCAAAGAGATAAATTAAAATTATGAATCCGATTCCAAATATTGTGAAATTGCTCATAATATTGCTCTGGTGGACCTGGGGGGAATCGGACCCCCGCCTCCGCAATGCGAATGCGGCGTTTTACCACTGAACTACAGGCCCTAAAACTTTGAATTTCTAGAACTTTCTAGCAGTTGGGGTCATTTGGTGGACCTAGGGAGAATCGAACTCCCACCTCCTCCATGCCATGGAGGCGTTCTACCACTATACTATAGGCCCATAATAACAGTTTATCAGTTATTATCTTCACGTTAATAGTTTTTTGCCCCCAGTATGAATCGAACATACATCTATCCCTTAGGACGGGACTGTTCTATCCATTGAACTATGGGGGCATATCTAACCACATTTCTGTATAAATTCTAAACGATAGTGTAACATTTAATCAGAGTTTGCACAGTCTATCCAAATTTTATTCACATTCTATATACATTATACCTTTAACTCAACCCTATGTTTCATGATTCCTCAAAAATCGGCAAAAACGATGAAACGATTATTGGCGCCACGGTAAAACTTGAGGGGGATTTTGTGGGAGAGAACAATGTGGTCGTGGAAGGTACGGTGCGCGGCAGCATGAAAACAAAACAAAATTTACGAATTACTCCAAATTCAAAAATATTCGCCTCCATTGAGGCCCAAAATGCAACCATTGCGGGAGAGGTTCATGGCAATATAAAAATCATAGAACAGTTGGAATTGCTTTCTACTGCGCGGATTAATGGCGACATTGAGGCAAAAGCAATATCAGTAGCGAATGGTGCGGTGATCAATGGCAAGATTAGCATGGGAAATGCGCAAGGAAACAGTGTCAATATTACAGAACATGCATCATTCGCCAATAACCACCCCCTTGTTGCTAAATCTGTCATGGAAAGAAAAAACAAATAACCGCAAAGGGCGCTATGTACCATTATTTCTTTGATTCCTCTTTGCACCATAAGCGTTTTCACCAGGATGTGGCAAGGATAGAAACACGCATCACTGACCTTGGTATTAAGGGAAGACTCACGAGGCTTACGCCGCTCCATGATCTCCGCGAAACTGTGGAGGAATCATTAACCCAAGGCGCCCATACGCTCATTGCCGTAGGGAACGATCATCTTCTCTCACGCATTGCGAGCGTGTTACGCAACCACCCCCACTGCACCCTGGGTATAATCCCGGTTGGTGCCGGCCCTTTTATAATTTCTCATACTCTTGGCATTCCGGAGGGGATAGCCGCGTGCGACACGCTCGCCGCGCGCAGGCTGGAAGTATTCGATGCGGGCATCATGAACGACCGTGAACTCTTTATCTCTGCAATTGAAATACATAATATCCTCTGCAGCATTGAGTGCAATAACAAATATCACCTCACGCCGCTCTCCCCATCGCATGTGACTATACAAAATTTAATTTCATTTCAATATCCCGATAATTGTGATAACCCCGCTGATGGTCAATTAAGTATTTATATTCATCCGCAAGCGCCGCAATCATGGTGGAAAAAAAGAACCACCGAGCGCCTCACCCATTGTATGACAAAAAAAATTACCGTTTCGCCACTGAATGGAGAATCCACTGCCACCATAGACGGTTTTAAAATTATCCGCCTTCCTTTTACCGCTGAAATCCTGCAACACCATTTCACCTTTATTGTAGGGAAGACTCGATTGTACTAAAATAATTTACTAATATTAGCAAAAAATCCCTTCTTTTTAGAAGGGATAAAATTTTTACCCAACTACTATCGCGTAGTGGACTGTGTAGTGCCAAAAGAAGTCGCTTGTTGTGGCAGGTGCGCGATTCGCGCTTCTTTCTCTTTATCGCGCAGCACCGTACTGTCCACAATCATCTTATCTTTGGTGAGGGACACCACCTGATTGCGGTTTATGAGTAAATCCACATTCCGCAATACGCTCGCCACTATCCCCGTGGGGCGCACCTGATACTGCATGACACTCTGGCTCTCAATATCGATTTCAAGACCGACCACGTGGCCGAGGTTGTGGTGGTCGACTGTTTCTACAGGAATATGGAATAGCTGATCTGTGTTAATCATCATGGCGGTGATGATATTCAAATATTTTTCTGCGCCGCGCTAGCATCAGTGCGGCGACGGAAGAGAAACGCCTGCTGTGCCACCGTAAGCAGCGTCGTCACCAGCCAATAGAGGGAAAGCCCCCCGGGGAGCCTGGTGCCGATAAAAATTGTCATCAGTGGCATCATATAGAGCATTTGTTTATTCATGATGGCCGTCATACTCTCATCCTTGGCGCCCGGTACCTTAGGCTGCGGTTTGGTGACCAGCATCTTCGACTGCCAGAATTGCGCAAGGCCGGCAAGGACCGCAAGAGGGATTGAAGGATTCGTGAGATTCAAAAATCCGAAGCTAATCGGCTGGATAAATTCCGGCTTCGCGATAAAAGGATAGAGCGCCTCGAAACCGTTTGAACTTATACCATGCCCAAATACCTGATACAGAGCAATAAAGAAAGGCAATTGGACCAATAAGGGCAGGCATGAAGAGAATGGATTCACCTTTTCTGTCTTATACAATTCCATGGTGGCGCGCGCAAGCGCTTCCTTGTTATCGCTGTGTTTTTGCTTTAACGCATCCATCTTAGGCTGGAGGGATTGCAGCGCTTTTTGGGAGCGGATTGATTGCAAGGAAAGAGGATACAGCAGCGCTTTCACGGCAATCGTGAGTGCTACGATGGCAATGCCGATATCATGGCCGGGAAGTACATTGTAAAAAAATATCAAAAGATTAAAAAGCGGCTGATAGAGAATGAGATTATAAATATATTTCATAAGTAGTAATGCTTATGGTACAGGATCAAATGCAGGCGGGTGCAGTGGATGACATTTTAGGATTCTTCTTACTCCCAACACAATACCGCGAAGCGCGCCGTGGCGCACCAATGCCTGTCTTGTATACTCTGAACACGAAGGAAAAAATCTGCAATGGCCCCACGGACGCCGCATAGGCCCGTGGTCGGGAGAAAGGATTATCTGGTACCATCGAATGCCATGGGCCAATAACGTACCAATAAAATAATTAAGTGAAGTGGCAATTTTTCTCATATCTTAGCCGTTTTTTGAGTATTCTGCCTTAACACTGAAAGATGCCTCACCAATAACAACAAATCATTTTCTATAGCTTTAAATGGCTGTGGTGATAAATATCTTTTTACGATAAAAAATATATCTAACCCCACAGGAAGAGAAGAAAAATTTTTCCGCACTGCTTCCCTTAACTGCCGCCGCAGACGGTTGCGCCCCGTCGCGTGCTTAATGACGCTATTTGGTATCACAAACCCAACCCTTGTGCTCTTCATTCCGTTCCGGCAATAACGCATTCCTATCCATGCGCAATTCCTGACGCCACCTTCCCGATAGATGCGGTTAAAATCCTCTGAACTCCTGATACGGTGCTGCAGGGATAACATAATTATTTCTTGTGCGCGGTGGCTCCTTACACGGTCAATCGCGCCCTTTTCTTGGTCCTGCGCCTCGAAAGCACGTGCCTGCCGCTCTGTGTTGCCATGCGCGCGCGAAATCCATGGACGCGCGAACGTCTGCGTGTTTTTGGTTGATAAGTGCGTTTTGGCATAGTAATAAAAATACGAAAATTGAATACGGTTACGTATACTATACCGAAATACCCCCCTGCCAGCAAGTGAGAGAAATCAATAATGACTCATGCACAAAGTCTGCACAGGTTGTACACAAAATTGCCAAAAAACCTTATTTTCTGCTATGGTGATGCCGTGCTATGATAGATGCATCACACCAAAATAGCGTCGTATTGATCGTACATGACCGCTCGTCTCGATGACGTTTCAACGACCTATGCCTGACATGACCCATAATGAACTCTGGCAAGCCGTGCTCGGGGAACTCGAGCTCTTGCTTTCTCGTGCGCATTTCACCACGTGGTTCAAACATACATTCATTATCGAAAAGGACGGTATTCGATTGGTCGTGGGTGTTCCCAACACCTTTACCAAAACATGGCTTGAAAATAAATATCACACGTCAATCCTCAAAGCGCTCCGTAGTGTCACCCATAATGAGGTGCGCGAAGTGTCCTACCAGGTGGAAACCCGGCATACGGCACTGCAAACGCCTTATACTCCTCTCGAGGCTAGCTCAGGACCCGCTGCCGAACCTATGGCCCCGCATACGATGAGCCGCATGGACGAACACGGCCTCAATCCCCGCTATATATTCCAGTCATTTGTGGTAGGGAAAAATAACGAGCTTGCGCACGCAGCCGCCAGGGCGGTTGCCCAGCAGCCAGGAATGGTCTATAACCCTCTTTTCATTTATGGAGGGGTGGGGCTGGGCAAGACGCACCTAATGCAGGCAATCGGGCACGAACTACTAAGCCATGACCCCTCAAAAAAAATCCTCTATACCTCATGCGAAAAATTTACCAATGAATTCGTGTTCTCCATTAAAAATGGCAACGCAGATTCGTTCAAAGACCGCTATCGCAATGTCGACATATTGCTCATTGATGATATTCATTTCATGACAGGGAAAGAACAGACCCAGGAGCAATTTTTCCACACCTTCAACGAACTCCATCAGCATAACCGACAAATCGTCATCTCTTCCGATCGCCCTCCCAAAGCGCTTCCCGGGCTTGAGCAAAGGCTCATTTCCCGATTTGAATGGGGTATGATCGCAGATATCGGCATGCCTGACTTGGAAACCAGAACTGCCATCCTTGAACGCAAGCTTACCGAGCGCAATATCACCCTTGATGCGAGTATTATAGCGTCCATTGCCTCTGCTATTCAATCAAATATCCGCGAATTAGAAGGGGTCCTTAACCGCATCCTTGCCTACCAACAGCTCGGCGGCACCATCCTTACCCCCGAATCAGTGCGTTCGCTCCTTATCACTATTACAGCGACCCCCAAACGAGGCGCAATCACCCCTAAACATCTCATGAAGGTAGTGGCGCAATACTATGACATTTCCATTGAAAACTTGATCGGTGAGAGTAGAAAGAAGGAATTGGTAATGCCGCGGCAAATCGTTATGTATCTCATGCGGGAAGAGATAAAAAGCTCTTTCCCTAATATTGGCGCTGAACTCGGCGGGCGCGACCATACGACTGCTATGTACGCATATACAAAAATCGTTGATGAGTTGGAGAAGAATGAAAGAATACGTCAAGATATTGCGCTCATCCGCCAGCAGTTATTCAACCAGACATGGGATAAAGGGTAAATGAACTGTGGGTGAAAATAATTTTTTTCTCTTTTTTTCTCTCCCACCGTCTCCTCTCCTCAAACCATACACACCTTACTAAAAATAATTACTTTTGGATAACAACAAGAGAAGTTGTTAAAAAAAATCTCTTTTATTTAATTTCCTTTTAAAATGTAATTAAAAAATTTCATTTTTTCTCCTCACCCTCGTTTCACACCTTTTATACACCACCCTTATCACTACCATCACTCAATATATAAAATAAATGATTATGATATTCACCTGCACACAAGAAAATCTTCATCGTGGGTTTGGGGTTGTCAGTCATGTGGCGAGCCGTGCCACCACCCTTCCCATCCTTTCTAATATTCTCATGGAGATACAAGGCAATACCCTTGTGCTTTCGGCAACCAACCTCGAAATTGGGGTCCAAACAAAAGTGCGGGGTAGGGCGGAGGAGGAGGGAAAAATTGTAGTGCCCGCAAAACTTATCAGCGAGTGTGTATCGCTTCTTCCGAGAGAAAATGTAAGCATTACCCAAGAAGGGGAGAATTTAAAGGTGCAAAGCGGATCATTTGAAAACAAAATCCACACCGTTCCCGCCGATGATTTCCCCCTTCTTCCGGTAATAGAAAAGCAAATAGCATTCTCTTTGCATCACGCAAAACTAAACGAACTTATTCAAGCCACGCTTTTTGCCGCTTCATTTGATTATACAAGGCCTGAGCTCGCGGGGGTGTATATGCACATTGTGAAAGGAAAATTGACCGCCGCGGCCACCAATAGTTACCGTTTGGCTGAAAAAAGCATAGAAATTACAAATCAAACTATTGATCTTCCGGGTGTAATTATCCCTATCCGCACCATGCAGGAGGTGGCAAGAATACTTCCTTTAAGCCATGCGGACCAAGGTGAAGAAGATATGGTGGAGGTGGTGATTGGCCAGCACCAGGTGTCATTTATGATGGGGGATACCGTGATGGTGAGCCGGCTTATCGAGGGGCTGTATCCTGCCTATCAGGAGATTATACCCTCTACATATGAATCACTCATCACGGTTGAAAAGGAGCTTTTAGCGCAAGCACTGCGCGCGGCAAGTCTGTTTTCAAAATCGGGCATGAATGATATTTCTCTCATGGTACTCCCCGAAGAGCAGGGGGTGCGGTTGCGCGCGATGAATATCCATGTAGGAGAAAATACCACCGTGGTTCCCGCGAAGGTGGAAGGAAAATCTGATGAAGTAGTGTTGAATTGGCGCTATCTCGCGGAAGGGCTCGAGAGTATCACGACCGAGTCAGTGAATATAGAAGTCACGAATTCTAAAATCCCCGTGCTTCTCAAACCCTCAGGAGTGAAAGATCATCTCTACCTCATTATGCCCATTCGGCAGTAAGGGTGCCTAAAAATAAACTTTTCGTTTCCTTCCTCGTCAACCATGGATGATCTCTATATCTTATAATTAGTCAGAGCTTTAGTGATATGTTATTTTTTATGGCACCTAAGGATTCTCATGCGTCCTAAAGGAAAAATTTTAGTGTCTGGGTCCATGGTCTACGATAAAATCATGGATTTTCCAGGGCGGTTTGTTGATAATATTATACCTGAGAAAATTCATGCTTTAAGCGTTAATTTTGTTGTGGAGAAAATAGAGGTGAAGGTGGGTGGTACAGCCGGAAATATCGCATATAATTTAAAGCTTTTAGGAGAGGAACCAGTCATTTTTTCGCAAGCTGGCAGAGACTTTGGCGTATATCAGAAATGGCTGCAGCGCCACCGTATTGCGTCCGATGAGATAAGGCTCGTGTCACGCAAGGATACGACAGTAGCCCACATTATCACTGACCGCGACGATAATCAGATTGCCGCACTGCATTTGGAGACCATGGGAGTACCTTGCGGGATTACTGCACAAAAGGTGAAGCGGCACTTGCCCGTGGCAATGGCGATTATCGCGCCCGGCAATGTCACTGATATGATGGATGCGGCAAGGGTGTATAAAACACTAGGGGTGCGGTATATTGCAGACCCGGGACAAGAGATTCCGCTGTTGTCAGCTCGCGAACTTAATTATTTAATACAAGGAGCCCACGTATTGATCAGTAATGACTATGAATTTGCCCAAATAAAACAAAAGCTTAAACAGAGCGAGAAGGAAATTTTACGCAATGTAGAAACTATTGTGGTAACACTGGGAGCAAAAGGTTCGCTTATTTATCATAGGGCCCATACGTATACCGTGAAGGCGGTGCGTCCGAAAAAAGTAGTGGACCCGACTGGTGCAGGAGACGCGTATCGCGCCGGGTTTATTAAAGGCTTAGTCAGCGGGTGGAGCCTGCCGCGATGCGGTGAATTTGCGTCCTATATCGCGAAATTTCCTGTGGAACATTATGGTACGCAGGAGCATCGATTCAAGGTAAGGTAACTACTCACTGGGGCATTCTCCAATCCCGCAGTGGAGTCCCCTCTTTTGCATGGTGGGGGTGTCGATGGTCAGTGGGTTGCATGCAGGTGAGGTTAAGAGGTAGAATTTTTACTGAAATCGCGCAACATACTATACTGAAAGAGTGCCAGTACCGGCACAATACGTGTATCTGATTTTTAATCCTTTATATGCGGCTATTCCGCCCACCGCGCATCAATCCTCTATTTGCAATGTTCTTATACGGGACGCTCACCGGGGCCTTTGTGACACTCCTCGTCGTCACCCGTTTTTCGCCCCTTGCAGGTTCAGATGACCAAGGAGCGGTGAAAGGTGTCTCTACTGAAATACAGGCGCAACCGCAGGGTGTGGTATCATTGCGCGCAGTGAGTGCACCTTTGCAGGGAGCGCTTTCGGACGCAGTAGTGGTGAAACGCGCGATAGACGGCGATACTGTAGAGCTTGAGAGCGGACTGCGGGTGCGCTACATCGGTATGGATAGTCCTGAAATGGCAGAGCGCGGGGTTGAGGGGTGTTTGGCTACGGCTGCGCAAGAAGCAAATAGTAATTTAGTGCAAGGCAAAACCGTCCGTATGGAACGCGATACCAGCGATAAAGACCGCTACGGAAGGCTATTGCGGTACGTGTGGCTCGATACTATGCAGATCAATATCATGCTGGTGGAACAAGGGCTTGCGCGCGCGGTGGCCTACCCGCCAGACGTGAAATACCAGCAAGAGCTTGCCGCTGCAGAAACGCGCGCAAAAGAAGGGAGGCGCGGGCTTTGGGGAGATTTGTGCCGCACGGCCGCATCCGGCGATGCCACAGAGGAGCAAACGGTTTCTCCTGCGCTCCCGCCCGTGTCAGAGTGCACTATGAAGGGAAACATTTCGAACGGCGAAAAGATATACCATCTCTCTGGGTGCAAAAGTTATACAAAAACCGTCATCACGCCCGCAACCGGCGAGCGCTGGTTCTGCACCGAAGAAGAAGCGCGTGCCGCCGGCTGGCGGAAGGCAAAAGATTGTCCGAATTAGTAGTATATACTATTATTACCAGCCAACCATTGTTCATCGTGATATAGCATTATGTTAATGCATTCCACATTAGTTCAAATGCTGATCGTTGCATCTCATTAATTTCTTTGCTTTCAATAATAACACCCATAAAATTTTCTCGGTATGAGACGAGCGCCACTTTATTAGCGTAAATTTCAGTATCAGCGTTGAAAATAAAGTTTTTGCTTGTAATAATTTTAATCTCTCGTAGATCCTTCAAGCTCGACGTTTCCCAATCTCGAGCTGCTTGAGAGTCGTATGCAATAGCACGCAGTCTTATTTTTTTCCTCACTCGTTCTCCTACATACCATCGGTAATATTCATAGGGCATGAGCTGATAAAAATTTGTAAGGCCTGTGTAGCTCAGGATAGTACCACCATCAAGGGTACAATCGAGTGTATCTTGATAGAGTTCTTTCATTCCACCCATAC containing:
- a CDS encoding thermonuclease family protein encodes the protein MRLFRPPRINPLFAMFLYGTLTGAFVTLLVVTRFSPLAGSDDQGAVKGVSTEIQAQPQGVVSLRAVSAPLQGALSDAVVVKRAIDGDTVELESGLRVRYIGMDSPEMAERGVEGCLATAAQEANSNLVQGKTVRMERDTSDKDRYGRLLRYVWLDTMQINIMLVEQGLARAVAYPPDVKYQQELAAAETRAKEGRRGLWGDLCRTAASGDATEEQTVSPALPPVSECTMKGNISNGEKIYHLSGCKSYTKTVITPATGERWFCTEEEARAAGWRKAKDCPN
- a CDS encoding helix-turn-helix domain-containing protein, which gives rise to MTSLKKSLQDIGFSDKKALMYVALLELGKGSVIDIAKKSSLKRTTVYNLLPEMIREGFIKTGIQGKKRFYFIEDVRQLGRNVDEQKRAIENLLPELRAVHNVLPQKPRITYYEGMGGMKELYQDTLDCTLDGGTILSYTGLTNFYQLMPYEYYRWYVGERVRKKIRLRAIAYDSQAARDWETSSLKDLREIKIITSKNFIFNADTEIYANKVALVSYRENFMGVIIESKEINEMQRSAFELMWNALT